A section of the Verrucomicrobiota bacterium genome encodes:
- a CDS encoding sigma-70 family RNA polymerase sigma factor, whose translation MDELIPTRATLIQRLKNWQDQSSWQDFFDTYWKLIYHVALKAGLREAEAQDVVQETMISVAKHMPSFKYDPAIGSFKAWLLNMTRWRISDQLRKREIAAEHRAFSNDTATGTRTVDKVVDPRSQELDAVWEAEWKKNLYDAAIAKVKRRFDPQKYQIFDLYVNKEWAPARVATAFGVSIDQVYLAKHRVTEMITEEVQRLEMQMT comes from the coding sequence ATGGACGAGTTGATTCCAACGCGCGCGACTCTGATCCAGCGACTCAAGAACTGGCAGGACCAGTCAAGCTGGCAGGACTTCTTTGATACTTACTGGAAGCTCATCTACCACGTTGCCCTTAAAGCTGGTTTGCGAGAGGCCGAAGCGCAGGATGTGGTACAGGAAACAATGATTTCTGTCGCCAAGCACATGCCCAGTTTCAAGTATGACCCGGCGATTGGCTCCTTCAAGGCGTGGCTCTTAAATATGACGCGTTGGCGCATCAGCGACCAACTCCGCAAGCGCGAAATTGCCGCCGAGCACCGTGCATTTTCAAATGACACTGCCACAGGCACCCGCACGGTGGACAAAGTGGTCGATCCGAGGAGTCAGGAATTAGACGCCGTGTGGGAGGCCGAATGGAAAAAGAATCTGTACGATGCCGCAATTGCGAAGGTGAAGCGTCGTTTTGATCCGCAGAAGTATCAGATCTTCGACCTTTACGTAAATAAGGAATGGGCACCCGCCCGAGTGGCCACTGCCTTCGGGGTGTCTATTGACCAGGTTTATTTGGCCAAACATCGCGTGACGGAGATGATTACGGAAGAAGTCCAACGACTGGAAATGCAAATGACATGA
- a CDS encoding c-type cytochrome, giving the protein MNPPLPFIRLVCCTILLTVHLHTVFAAEPETVKPPERTAIAIEALSRLQGIDLETNPAVKTAVLKILDQVRGTPQFVDLVRDFKIKDQSPALLAFAIQHPNDSSGVEAMRLILANQDFALLTNSLTGTNAIKVIEALGNTGEKQIVPFLAPLVTDTNREVNWRKQVVRSMARIQDGAAAILTLAREEKLSDDLKFTASTELNNVRWTEIKTEAAKLLPLPQGRNAEPLPPIAVLLRMKGDPVRGAEVFARETVGCIKCHQVNGHGAEVGPNLSEIGSKLGKDALYEAILDPNAGISSGYEAWQIDLRNGDEAFGLIVSESADELTIKAQTGIVSRYQKTDIVKRQQMKASLMPTGLQQAMATQDLVDLVEYLASLKKTASRPERLL; this is encoded by the coding sequence ATGAATCCTCCTTTGCCGTTCATCAGACTGGTTTGTTGCACAATCCTCCTCACGGTTCATCTGCACACAGTTTTTGCCGCTGAACCCGAGACCGTCAAACCTCCAGAACGCACGGCCATCGCCATCGAAGCTTTGAGCCGCCTACAAGGAATCGACCTCGAAACCAATCCCGCGGTAAAGACCGCCGTGTTGAAAATACTCGACCAAGTCCGCGGCACTCCGCAATTCGTCGACCTCGTCCGTGACTTCAAAATCAAAGACCAAAGCCCGGCCTTGTTGGCATTCGCCATTCAACATCCAAACGACAGCAGCGGGGTCGAAGCGATGCGGTTGATACTCGCCAATCAGGATTTCGCGTTGCTGACAAATTCGCTCACCGGCACCAACGCAATCAAAGTCATCGAAGCGCTGGGCAACACCGGCGAGAAACAAATCGTGCCGTTCCTCGCGCCGCTGGTGACGGATACGAATCGCGAAGTGAACTGGCGAAAGCAAGTCGTGCGCTCAATGGCCAGGATTCAGGACGGCGCGGCGGCGATACTAACATTGGCCAGAGAAGAAAAACTGTCTGACGATTTAAAATTCACGGCGAGCACCGAACTCAATAACGTTCGTTGGACCGAGATCAAAACCGAGGCCGCTAAGCTATTACCCTTGCCACAGGGCCGGAACGCCGAGCCATTGCCGCCCATCGCTGTATTGTTAAGAATGAAAGGCGATCCCGTGCGTGGGGCTGAAGTGTTCGCCCGCGAAACCGTCGGCTGTATCAAGTGCCATCAGGTGAACGGCCACGGCGCGGAGGTAGGCCCAAACCTCTCCGAAATCGGCAGCAAACTGGGCAAGGATGCGCTTTACGAGGCCATCCTCGATCCGAACGCCGGCATTTCCTCCGGTTACGAGGCGTGGCAAATCGATCTGAGAAACGGCGACGAAGCGTTCGGCCTGATCGTAAGCGAGAGCGCGGATGAGCTGACGATCAAGGCCCAGACCGGCATCGTGAGCCGTTATCAGAAAACCGACATTGTGAAACGCCAACAGATGAAGGCTTCGCTCATGCCAACCGGTTTGCAACAAGCCATGGCCACACAAGACCTCGTGGATTTAGTCGAATATCTTGCGTCGCTGAAGAAAACGGCCAGCCGTCCTGAGCGTCTGCTCTAG
- a CDS encoding ParB N-terminal domain-containing protein, with the protein MLDEANIVELMGAIGEQGYFEGEPLIVVETKANKGVFEVVEGNRRLAAVKLLSHPELAPTHKNAVATASAQAKHKPTDIPVLVFDERSEVLRYLAYRHITGVEQWNPLQKARYLKQLANEPDFKKLGKDELRQRLAKEIGSNANYVARLLAGLAVYAKIADQGFFKIPGLDERTISYSVLTTALTYSSLARHIGLDSPTDDDAAKIKLKGLEELAKWVFEENTEGFTRVGESRGLKKLARIVETDKALQKFRDGRSLDEAFAFTTGPAEAFRDALRQGKSQLEIARDTVHLIDNHQQEDADLLKEIQRITRLVSGHVEDSLANSTKKSTDAK; encoded by the coding sequence ATGCTCGACGAAGCGAATATCGTCGAGTTGATGGGAGCGATTGGAGAGCAGGGGTATTTCGAGGGAGAGCCACTCATCGTCGTCGAGACCAAAGCAAACAAAGGCGTGTTCGAGGTTGTGGAGGGCAACCGACGCCTAGCAGCTGTGAAACTCCTCAGTCATCCTGAACTCGCCCCAACACACAAGAACGCCGTCGCGACTGCAAGTGCCCAAGCGAAGCACAAACCAACCGATATTCCTGTACTGGTTTTCGATGAACGCAGTGAAGTATTGCGTTACTTGGCGTACCGGCACATCACAGGCGTTGAACAGTGGAATCCTCTTCAGAAAGCGCGCTATCTGAAGCAGCTTGCGAATGAGCCTGACTTCAAGAAGCTTGGCAAGGATGAGTTGCGCCAGCGGTTGGCGAAAGAGATCGGAAGCAACGCCAACTACGTCGCACGGTTGTTGGCTGGCCTTGCGGTCTATGCCAAAATTGCTGATCAGGGATTCTTCAAGATTCCGGGACTCGATGAGCGAACGATCTCATACTCGGTGCTCACGACGGCTTTGACGTATTCGAGTCTGGCCCGACACATCGGGTTGGACAGCCCTACGGATGACGATGCCGCGAAGATTAAGTTAAAGGGGCTGGAGGAGCTTGCCAAATGGGTCTTTGAGGAAAACACGGAAGGGTTTACCCGTGTCGGCGAATCACGCGGGCTCAAAAAACTTGCGCGCATTGTCGAAACGGACAAGGCGCTGCAGAAGTTCCGGGATGGACGCAGTCTTGACGAGGCTTTCGCCTTTACCACCGGCCCGGCCGAAGCATTTCGCGATGCTCTTCGCCAGGGCAAGTCGCAGTTGGAAATCGCTCGCGACACCGTGCATCTCATCGACAATCACCAACAGGAAGACGCAGACCTTCTTAAGGAAATCCAGCGAATTACCAGACTCGTCTCAGGTCACGTCGAGGACAGCTTGGCGAATTCTACGAAGAAGAGCACCGACGCCAAGTAG
- a CDS encoding very short patch repair endonuclease codes for MADAFSKRKRSQIMAAIRATGNKDTEIKLAALFRKHGIRGWRRHVKVTGKPDFVFRERRLAVFVDGCFWHGCPTHGHQPKTNRRYWMAKLARNRLRDRQINRSLRTSGWRVVRVWAHELSQPQQVLSRVKRALLKTARLPF; via the coding sequence GTGGCTGACGCTTTCTCCAAACGTAAAAGGTCGCAGATCATGGCGGCTATTCGCGCGACCGGCAACAAGGACACGGAAATCAAACTGGCTGCGTTATTCCGAAAGCACGGCATCAGAGGTTGGCGGAGGCATGTCAAGGTTACCGGCAAGCCTGATTTCGTATTCCGGGAACGGCGCCTTGCAGTTTTTGTTGACGGATGTTTTTGGCATGGGTGTCCGACGCATGGACATCAGCCGAAGACCAATCGCAGGTATTGGATGGCGAAGTTGGCCCGCAACCGCCTACGCGACCGACAAATCAACCGAAGCCTGAGAACCTCTGGCTGGCGTGTGGTTCGTGTCTGGGCACATGAGTTAAGTCAGCCACAGCAGGTACTCAGTCGGGTCAAGAGAGCCTTGCTGAAAACGGCAAGGCTACCGTTTTAA
- the dcm gene encoding DNA (cytosine-5-)-methyltransferase: MKVQLTAVSLFSGCGGFDYGAVQAGVRIIWANDNDPYAASAYKSILPDIPFTQGDIRDIEDFPRADILIGCYPCTGFSEAARRRPKDFSKRDLRANPGNYLYREFLRALRQVKPKFLFVENVKGMLTAEQGWFFERQLDGFRRHGFRVQFKLLNAAHYGVAQERRRIFIVGVHEDVTNFEYEFPKPTHGPDTSTPFTVLRDAIGDLVAKPDDDHCRKKFHGHYLTRNRKRNWDELSYTVVAHAGHVPLHPDGRPMKRTGKDRYVLQGKTNRRLSWRQCAAIQGLPDQIAVDGGIFAKYRVVGNAVPPPLARALLMPVVKGWQKLKR; encoded by the coding sequence ATGAAAGTCCAACTCACAGCGGTGTCATTGTTCTCGGGCTGCGGAGGATTCGATTACGGTGCAGTCCAAGCCGGGGTGAGGATCATTTGGGCGAATGACAACGATCCCTACGCCGCCTCAGCTTACAAGTCCATCTTGCCGGATATTCCATTCACGCAAGGCGACATACGGGACATCGAGGATTTCCCGAGAGCTGACATTCTAATCGGCTGCTACCCTTGCACCGGTTTCAGCGAGGCTGCTCGCCGCCGTCCGAAGGACTTCAGCAAGCGCGATCTCCGCGCGAATCCGGGCAATTACCTTTACCGAGAGTTCCTTCGCGCATTGAGGCAAGTCAAACCGAAGTTCTTGTTTGTGGAAAACGTGAAGGGCATGCTGACAGCTGAGCAGGGATGGTTTTTCGAGAGACAGTTGGATGGATTTCGGCGACACGGCTTTCGCGTTCAGTTCAAACTCCTGAATGCTGCCCATTACGGCGTCGCTCAGGAGCGACGGCGAATTTTCATCGTTGGGGTACATGAGGACGTCACGAACTTTGAGTACGAATTCCCCAAACCTACCCACGGGCCTGATACGAGTACTCCATTCACGGTACTGCGTGACGCCATCGGCGATTTGGTTGCGAAACCAGATGACGACCATTGCCGGAAGAAATTTCACGGACACTACCTGACGAGAAACCGAAAACGAAATTGGGATGAGCTTAGTTACACGGTCGTTGCCCATGCCGGCCATGTGCCGCTGCATCCCGATGGGCGGCCGATGAAACGAACCGGCAAAGACCGTTACGTGCTCCAAGGCAAAACCAACCGCAGGCTCAGTTGGCGGCAATGTGCTGCGATCCAAGGCCTGCCGGATCAGATCGCTGTTGATGGCGGAATCTTCGCCAAGTACCGGGTGGTGGGCAATGCCGTTCCGCCACCTTTGGCGAGAGCGTTGTTGATGCCGGTCGTCAAAGGCTGGCAGAAGTTAAAACGGTAG
- a CDS encoding response regulator yields the protein MPRILVIDDDAGMREMLEQTLRLEGYDVVSASDGREGVEAHRASPADLVITDLFMPTQEGMETIAEFRKDFPEVPIIAICGRPGAFHVLRLAKHLGAVDTLAKPFQADELLAMVKKAMRSHL from the coding sequence ATGCCACGAATCCTTGTCATAGACGACGATGCCGGGATGAGGGAGATGCTGGAGCAAACTCTCAGGTTGGAAGGCTACGACGTCGTTTCGGCTTCGGATGGGCGGGAAGGGGTAGAGGCACACCGTGCCAGCCCCGCAGATCTGGTCATTACCGACCTCTTCATGCCAACGCAGGAGGGAATGGAAACCATCGCGGAATTTCGCAAGGATTTTCCAGAAGTTCCGATCATAGCCATCTGTGGCAGGCCGGGAGCATTCCATGTGCTCCGCCTGGCCAAACACTTGGGAGCTGTTGACACTTTGGCAAAGCCGTTTCAGGCCGATGAACTATTGGCCATGGTGAAGAAGGCAATGCGGTCACACCTATGA
- a CDS encoding NADPH:quinone oxidoreductase family protein, with amino-acid sequence MKAIRAHQWCEPKGLVIDEIAQPQPKPGQVLVKVHTAALNFPDILLIAGKYQVKPPLPFTPGLEVAGTIAAAGDGVDGFKSGQRVIAQVDMGGFAEYAVAPVSAVQPLPDSMSEAEGAAFQLVYQTSYFALTHRGQLKKGETVLVHSAAGGVGLAAVQIARALGAGKIIGTAGSNEKLNLIRECGADIALNYQTEDFVEVVKRETQGRGADVIFDPVGGEVGERSVKCVAFEGRIVLIGFTSGKFPSFAANHILIKNYSVVGLHWGLYRQQNPAKIAAAWKDLFALYEAGKIKPVIGGRYSMEKVAEAMEFLASRKAVGKIVLHW; translated from the coding sequence ATGAAAGCCATTCGCGCCCATCAATGGTGTGAGCCAAAAGGTTTGGTGATTGATGAAATCGCGCAACCTCAACCGAAGCCGGGCCAGGTGCTCGTCAAAGTCCACACCGCCGCGCTGAACTTTCCCGACATCCTGCTCATTGCCGGAAAATATCAGGTCAAGCCACCCCTGCCCTTCACGCCCGGTCTGGAGGTCGCGGGCACCATCGCGGCCGCTGGTGACGGGGTTGATGGATTCAAATCCGGCCAGCGGGTGATCGCGCAGGTGGACATGGGCGGCTTTGCTGAGTATGCCGTCGCGCCGGTGAGCGCCGTCCAGCCGCTGCCCGATTCCATGAGCGAAGCGGAGGGAGCGGCGTTCCAACTGGTTTATCAGACTTCGTACTTCGCGCTGACGCATCGGGGGCAGTTGAAAAAAGGCGAGACGGTGTTGGTTCATTCCGCCGCTGGCGGCGTGGGTCTTGCGGCGGTGCAAATCGCGCGCGCGCTTGGAGCCGGCAAAATCATCGGCACTGCCGGCTCGAACGAAAAACTAAACCTCATTCGCGAATGCGGCGCGGACATCGCTCTCAATTATCAGACGGAGGATTTTGTCGAGGTCGTCAAACGCGAGACGCAAGGACGCGGTGCCGACGTGATTTTCGATCCCGTCGGCGGCGAGGTTGGGGAGCGCAGTGTCAAGTGCGTCGCGTTCGAGGGCCGGATTGTGCTCATCGGTTTTACCAGCGGCAAGTTTCCCAGCTTCGCCGCCAATCATATCCTGATCAAAAACTACAGCGTCGTGGGACTCCACTGGGGACTTTATCGCCAACAAAATCCGGCCAAGATCGCAGCAGCGTGGAAGGATCTCTTCGCGCTCTATGAAGCGGGAAAAATCAAGCCGGTGATCGGCGGTCGCTATTCGATGGAGAAAGTCGCCGAGGCGATGGAATTCCTGGCTTCGCGCAAAGCGGTCGGGAAAATTGTGCTGCATTGGTGA
- a CDS encoding response regulator → MSAARILLLEDNPHDRELLERTLRVNGVTCEIVHVESEQAFQTVLEKAKADLIISDFSLPSYDGMAALALVQKLQPETPFIFVSGTIGEDRAVESLKSGATDYILKNRLERLVPAVRRALREAQERTERRQIEQQLRQAQKMETIGQLVGGVAHDFNNLLVVIRGNAELVLMDVEQLSEDARESLKQIVAASERAANLIRQLLALGRQQVMRLQPLNLNEVVEDLTRMLDRIIGEKIHLHCSYTMPLPLCKADVGMMEQVLVNLIVNARDAMPHGGQLTIATEKTNLDEAHAAVHPETRAGEFVCLTVSDTGTGIASEHLPRIFEPMFTTKEQGKGTGLGLATVYGIVKQHQGWIEVSSRVGVGSSFKIFIPAIASPATTATRPEAEANLPGGNEGVLLVEDDVGVRIMTRRVLETVGYRIWEAATSREALDIWKTRAPAIDLLFTDIILPDGLTGRELAEQLWAQRPALKVIFTSGYSADVAGKDTEFLRRTKSYFLQKPCPAPTLIMMVRRCLDGE, encoded by the coding sequence ATGTCCGCCGCACGGATTTTACTTTTAGAGGACAACCCTCACGACCGGGAACTGTTGGAACGAACGCTGAGGGTTAATGGCGTGACGTGCGAAATCGTTCACGTCGAATCGGAACAAGCGTTTCAAACGGTACTCGAAAAAGCCAAGGCCGATTTGATTATCTCGGATTTCTCGCTTCCGTCCTATGACGGCATGGCTGCACTGGCTCTGGTCCAGAAACTTCAACCAGAAACTCCGTTCATTTTCGTATCCGGGACCATCGGCGAGGATCGGGCTGTGGAAAGTCTCAAATCCGGTGCTACGGATTATATCCTCAAAAACCGTCTTGAGCGGCTGGTGCCAGCGGTACGGCGCGCGCTGCGCGAAGCTCAGGAGCGCACGGAACGCCGGCAAATCGAGCAACAGTTGCGCCAGGCGCAGAAAATGGAGACCATCGGCCAACTCGTCGGGGGCGTGGCACACGACTTCAACAACCTGCTCGTGGTCATCCGTGGCAATGCCGAGCTTGTGCTGATGGATGTTGAGCAGCTCAGCGAAGATGCCAGAGAGTCCCTCAAACAGATCGTTGCTGCCTCGGAACGCGCTGCTAACTTGATCCGTCAGTTGCTTGCCTTAGGGCGCCAACAAGTCATGCGGCTTCAACCATTGAACCTCAATGAAGTTGTCGAGGATCTGACTCGAATGCTCGACCGCATTATCGGCGAGAAAATCCATCTGCACTGCAGTTACACCATGCCCCTCCCTCTCTGCAAGGCCGACGTAGGCATGATGGAGCAGGTTCTCGTTAATTTGATCGTCAATGCTCGTGACGCAATGCCCCACGGCGGCCAGCTAACCATCGCAACAGAGAAAACCAACCTAGATGAAGCGCATGCAGCCGTTCATCCTGAGACTCGCGCTGGTGAGTTTGTTTGCCTGACGGTGAGCGACACTGGGACCGGTATTGCATCGGAACATTTGCCGCGAATTTTCGAGCCGATGTTCACAACGAAAGAACAGGGTAAGGGAACTGGTCTCGGATTGGCCACGGTCTATGGCATTGTAAAACAGCATCAAGGTTGGATCGAGGTATCGAGTCGGGTGGGCGTTGGTAGCAGCTTTAAGATTTTCATACCAGCTATCGCATCCCCTGCGACAACCGCGACTAGACCAGAAGCGGAAGCAAACTTACCGGGTGGCAATGAAGGAGTTCTCCTGGTGGAAGACGACGTTGGAGTTCGTATCATGACGCGGCGTGTCTTGGAGACCGTTGGTTATCGCATTTGGGAAGCCGCCACCAGTCGGGAAGCTTTGGACATCTGGAAAACTCGCGCGCCGGCAATCGATTTACTGTTTACGGATATCATCCTGCCCGACGGCCTCACCGGCCGCGAATTGGCAGAACAATTATGGGCGCAAAGACCGGCGTTGAAAGTCATTTTCACGAGTGGCTACAGCGCCGATGTGGCAGGCAAAGATACAGAGTTCCTCCGACGAACAAAGAGTTACTTCTTACAGAAACCGTGCCCCGCACCTACGCTCATAATGATGGTGCGCCGTTGCTTGGATGGGGAATAG
- a CDS encoding TonB-dependent receptor, protein MSCAQSATVRAVKNEIRIAELQGAVEISPAGATTWVLTQTNQVLHPFDRLRSGVNSRGALRWSDQSILPFGASTELEILPPHSREAQFGLHLVRGIISFFHRDTPGRIRVITRGAVAGVEGTEFVMAITATNATEFTTLSVIDGRIQFGNEPATLVLTNGQQAVAELGQAPARTAGFIANNVLQWCFYYPAVLDLAELPLTSDEQRILAESIDAYRAGDLLAALAKYPATRQPDSDAERVYYAALLLGVGQVEDAEAALSSLSVVDASARPQRLATALRQLIAAVKRQTSPSIVNPELATEFLANSYHEQSRAVREISLERALNLAKQAVTISPDFGFAWERVAELEFSFGHTESALDALNKSLGLTPRNAEALALKGFLLAAQNKTREAIFWFDRALAVDGALGNAWLGRGLCRIRLGDAAGGREDLLVAAALEPQRAVLRSYLSKAYANAGDSPRATKELELAKHLDPNDPTAWLYSALLNQQNNRINEAIRDLEKSAELNDNRSVYRSQLLLDQDQAVRGANLAAMYHDAGMSDVAVREASRAVNHDYGNYSAHLFLANSYNAVRDPNLVNLRYETAALNEYLLADLLAPVSAGALTPAISQHEYSRLFERDRFGVVSSTEYLSRGAWRQSGAQYGTFENLNYSLEAFYRSDPGQRLNNDIIERQLALTMKQELSPQDSVYLRAEHFEAEGGDLAQYYRPTMASPTFRYNETHEPIVALGYHHEWSPGVHTFFFATRLDDTDSFTNQAQPTLVAFRPDVAPGVTALTGVQGITMHENLVNKLEIYSAELQQIWQQPSHNTIFGARVQYGHFETANLQNLPSTYGALFPDPPAPAAQQDITSLFRRISFYGYHQWEITDWLEMIGGLTYDRMTFPENFRTAPISAGEKTSDQVSPKAGLIWRPVPNTVARFAYARSLAGASLDQSYQLEPSQVAGFVQSFRSIIPESVAGANVGARFETYGISLEQKFSTGTYLGVSGELLNSEVRRAVGTFDVLPDQLDFAIPSGLREHLDYQEQSLLFTANQLVDAEWSFGARYRISQAVLRDNFVDVPDGLIFGNFQPRQRLEGVMHHLSLFAIFNHPCGFFGEGEARWYTQENQGYTPKEPGDDFWQFNAFAGYRFPRRKAEVALGLLNITDQDYRLNPLNVYNELPRERTLMVRLRLNF, encoded by the coding sequence ATGTCCTGCGCGCAGTCCGCAACAGTCCGTGCGGTCAAAAATGAAATCCGAATCGCGGAACTCCAGGGAGCGGTGGAAATCTCCCCCGCCGGTGCCACGACCTGGGTGCTCACGCAAACCAACCAAGTATTGCACCCATTCGACCGATTGCGCTCCGGGGTGAACAGCCGGGGCGCACTTCGTTGGTCGGATCAAAGTATCCTGCCTTTCGGCGCTTCGACGGAACTCGAAATTCTCCCGCCGCACTCGCGCGAGGCACAATTCGGCCTGCACCTGGTCCGGGGGATTATTTCCTTTTTCCATCGCGACACGCCGGGGCGCATCCGCGTGATTACGCGCGGCGCGGTTGCGGGCGTGGAGGGCACCGAGTTCGTCATGGCGATCACTGCCACGAATGCCACGGAATTTACAACTTTGTCCGTGATCGATGGCAGAATTCAGTTTGGCAACGAGCCGGCCACACTCGTCCTCACAAATGGCCAGCAGGCTGTTGCGGAATTGGGCCAAGCGCCAGCTCGTACAGCGGGTTTTATCGCCAACAACGTCCTTCAATGGTGCTTTTACTATCCTGCGGTGCTCGATCTGGCGGAACTGCCACTCACGTCCGACGAGCAAAGAATCCTTGCCGAATCCATTGATGCATATCGTGCGGGTGATTTATTGGCGGCGCTGGCGAAATATCCGGCCACGCGCCAGCCTGACTCCGACGCCGAACGTGTCTATTACGCGGCGCTGCTCCTTGGTGTCGGACAAGTCGAGGACGCTGAAGCGGCGCTGTCTTCGCTGTCTGTTGTCGATGCCTCTGCGCGCCCTCAGCGGCTCGCCACCGCTTTGCGCCAACTCATCGCCGCGGTGAAGCGTCAGACGAGTCCCTCCATCGTCAATCCGGAACTGGCCACGGAATTCCTTGCGAATTCCTACCATGAACAATCCCGCGCTGTGCGCGAAATTTCGCTGGAACGCGCGTTGAATCTGGCAAAACAGGCCGTGACCATCTCGCCAGATTTTGGCTTCGCTTGGGAACGCGTCGCGGAACTGGAGTTTAGTTTCGGCCACACGGAAAGCGCGCTGGACGCCTTGAACAAAAGCCTCGGACTCACGCCCCGTAACGCCGAAGCACTCGCTTTGAAGGGCTTCCTGCTCGCGGCGCAAAACAAGACTCGCGAGGCTATCTTCTGGTTCGATCGCGCACTCGCCGTGGATGGCGCTCTCGGCAATGCCTGGCTCGGCCGGGGGCTGTGCCGTATCCGTCTTGGCGACGCAGCGGGCGGACGCGAAGATTTGTTGGTGGCGGCGGCGCTCGAGCCCCAGCGTGCTGTGTTGCGAAGTTATTTAAGCAAGGCTTACGCCAACGCGGGCGATTCCCCTCGCGCCACAAAGGAACTTGAACTCGCGAAACACCTGGACCCGAACGACCCAACTGCGTGGCTTTATTCGGCCCTGCTCAATCAGCAGAACAACCGGATCAACGAAGCGATTCGTGACCTGGAAAAGTCGGCGGAATTGAACGACAACCGCAGCGTCTATCGCTCGCAACTTTTGCTGGACCAGGACCAGGCCGTGCGCGGCGCCAATCTTGCGGCAATGTATCACGACGCCGGCATGTCCGATGTCGCCGTGCGCGAAGCATCCCGCGCGGTGAACCATGATTATGGAAACTATTCCGCGCACCTTTTTTTGGCCAACAGCTACAACGCTGTTCGCGATCCGAACTTGGTCAACCTTCGTTATGAGACTGCCGCTTTGAACGAATATCTGCTGGCCGATTTGCTCGCCCCGGTGAGCGCGGGCGCGCTTACACCTGCTATCTCGCAGCATGAATATTCCCGGTTGTTTGAACGGGATCGTTTCGGGGTCGTTTCAAGCACGGAATACCTAAGTCGAGGCGCGTGGAGGCAATCCGGCGCACAGTACGGAACTTTCGAGAACTTGAACTACAGTCTGGAAGCATTCTATCGTTCCGACCCCGGCCAGCGGCTGAATAATGACATCATCGAGCGGCAACTCGCTTTGACGATGAAGCAAGAACTCTCGCCACAGGACAGTGTTTATTTGCGGGCTGAACACTTTGAGGCAGAAGGCGGGGACCTGGCCCAGTACTATCGTCCCACTATGGCGAGTCCTACCTTCCGCTATAATGAAACACACGAGCCGATTGTTGCCCTTGGCTATCACCACGAATGGAGTCCCGGTGTTCACACCTTTTTCTTCGCAACCCGCCTCGACGATACTGATTCGTTTACCAACCAGGCACAGCCGACCCTCGTTGCGTTTAGGCCGGACGTTGCGCCCGGCGTCACAGCATTGACCGGCGTGCAGGGCATCACGATGCATGAGAATCTTGTCAACAAGCTGGAGATTTATTCGGCAGAGCTGCAACAAATCTGGCAGCAGCCCTCACATAATACCATTTTCGGCGCGCGCGTTCAGTATGGTCATTTTGAAACGGCCAATCTCCAAAACCTGCCCTCCACTTACGGCGCTCTTTTTCCAGATCCTCCGGCTCCGGCAGCGCAACAGGACATTACTTCGCTCTTCCGGCGCATCAGTTTTTACGGCTATCATCAGTGGGAGATCACCGACTGGTTGGAAATGATTGGGGGATTGACCTACGACCGAATGACCTTCCCTGAAAATTTTCGGACTGCGCCCATTTCGGCGGGTGAAAAAACCAGTGATCAGGTTTCGCCCAAGGCTGGCCTGATTTGGAGACCCGTGCCAAACACGGTCGCGCGTTTTGCTTATGCGCGATCCCTGGCGGGCGCCAGCCTGGATCAGAGCTACCAACTCGAGCCTTCGCAGGTGGCGGGTTTTGTCCAATCGTTCCGGAGCATCATTCCTGAATCTGTGGCGGGAGCCAATGTCGGCGCGAGATTTGAAACCTACGGGATTTCGCTAGAGCAGAAATTCTCCACCGGAACTTACCTGGGCGTTTCCGGTGAACTGCTGAATTCCGAAGTCCGTCGAGCGGTCGGGACTTTCGACGTGCTTCCGGATCAGTTGGATTTCGCCATTCCCTCCGGCCTTCGCGAGCACTTGGATTATCAGGAGCAATCACTGCTGTTTACGGCCAACCAATTGGTGGATGCGGAATGGTCGTTCGGCGCGCGTTATCGCATCAGTCAGGCGGTTCTTAGGGACAACTTCGTGGACGTGCCCGACGGTCTTATCTTTGGCAATTTCCAGCCAAGACAACGCCTGGAGGGCGTTATGCACCACTTAAGTTTGTTCGCGATCTTCAATCATCCCTGCGGATTCTTCGGTGAAGGCGAAGCCCGCTGGTATACCCAGGAGAACCAGGGCTACACGCCGAAAGAGCCGGGCGATGACTTCTGGCAATTCAACGCATTTGCTGGTTATCGCTTTCCGCGTCGGAAAGCCGAGGTGGCGCTCGGTTTGCTCAACATCACCGATCAGGATTACCGTCTCAATCCGCTCAACGTTTACAACGAACTGCCGCGCGAACGAACGCTCATGGTGCGTCTCCGGCTGAATTTTTAG